The following proteins are encoded in a genomic region of Thioclava nitratireducens:
- the soxA gene encoding sulfur oxidation c-type cytochrome SoxA, producing MTLRTSRTILAATAAFALSTAALHAEMADDELVINGDTPITVKAPAADHLKGHLDEVYSGWLFRTDETRAMEQDDFDNPIMIFAEQGQEAWSTADGSEGKSCADCHGDISEGMKGVRASMPKVNEAGKLWSVEDYINDCRTNRMGAEAWGWDSAPMHNMTTAIAVESRGMPVAVKIDGEAKPFWEKGKEMYYTRYGQLELSCASCHEENYGNYIRADHLSQGQIQGFPTYRLKNAGVVSIHNRFKGCIRDTRAETYSPGSDEFRNLELYVASRGLGLDIEGGGVRP from the coding sequence ATGACGTTGCGCACCAGCCGCACCATCCTTGCCGCCACTGCAGCCTTCGCGCTCAGCACCGCGGCGCTGCACGCCGAAATGGCGGATGACGAGCTCGTCATCAACGGCGACACCCCGATCACGGTGAAGGCGCCCGCCGCCGATCACCTCAAAGGGCATCTCGACGAGGTCTATTCCGGCTGGCTCTTCCGCACGGACGAGACCCGCGCGATGGAACAGGACGACTTCGACAACCCGATCATGATCTTTGCCGAGCAGGGCCAGGAAGCCTGGTCGACCGCCGACGGCTCCGAGGGCAAATCCTGCGCGGATTGCCACGGCGACATCAGCGAAGGCATGAAGGGCGTGCGCGCCTCGATGCCTAAGGTGAACGAAGCCGGCAAGCTGTGGTCGGTCGAGGATTACATCAACGATTGCCGCACCAACCGCATGGGCGCCGAAGCCTGGGGTTGGGACAGCGCTCCGATGCACAACATGACCACCGCGATCGCGGTCGAGTCGCGTGGCATGCCGGTTGCGGTCAAGATCGACGGCGAGGCCAAGCCTTTCTGGGAGAAAGGCAAGGAGATGTACTACACCCGCTATGGCCAGCTCGAGCTGTCCTGCGCGTCGTGCCACGAAGAGAACTACGGCAACTACATCCGCGCTGACCATCTTAGCCAGGGCCAGATCCAGGGCTTCCCGACCTACCGTCTGAAGAACGCGGGCGTCGTGTCGATCCACAACCGCTTCAAGGGCTGCATCCGCGACACGCGCGCGGAAACCTACAGCCCCGGTTCGGACGAGTTCCGTAATCTCGAACTCTACGTCGCTTCGCGCGGCCTGGGTCTCGACATCGAGGGTGGCGGCGTCCGTCCCTGA
- a CDS encoding ArsR/SmtB family transcription factor, with protein MDAEELLDRAQDASNLMKALAHEGRLMILCHLSSGEKSVTELENLLESRQAAVSQQLARLRLEGLVSARREGKAIYYTLSDPRARRLVETIYDMFCATDGTR; from the coding sequence ATGGATGCAGAAGAGCTACTCGATCGCGCACAAGACGCCTCCAACCTCATGAAGGCGCTCGCCCATGAGGGACGGCTGATGATCTTGTGCCATCTCAGTTCGGGCGAGAAATCGGTGACCGAGCTGGAAAACCTGCTGGAATCGCGCCAGGCCGCGGTCAGCCAGCAATTGGCGCGGCTGCGTCTCGAGGGACTCGTCAGCGCGCGCCGCGAAGGCAAGGCGATCTACTACACGCTCTCGGACCCGCGCGCGCGCCGCCTTGTCGAAACGATTTACGATATGTTCTGCGCCACCGACGGAACGCGGTGA
- a CDS encoding MBL fold metallo-hydrolase: MIGTLTDQPVKFVIDTGGQDHRWLGNGYWKEHGAEIITSADALADQKARASLELTMLDALVGKDALAGTEPVYADTTFDERYTLTLGGREIEITHPGPAHTPGDSFVWLPAEKVMFTGDIVFVGRILGVLDMSSSKGWVEAFEAMAAYEPTHVVPGHGPATDLATATRDTYDYLTNLRSRMADYIDDGGDIIGSVDVDQSQFEYLADFDTLAKRNAQAVFSQMEWE; the protein is encoded by the coding sequence GTGATCGGCACGCTGACCGATCAGCCGGTGAAATTCGTGATCGACACCGGTGGGCAGGATCACCGCTGGCTCGGCAATGGTTACTGGAAAGAGCATGGCGCCGAGATCATCACCTCGGCGGATGCGCTCGCCGACCAGAAGGCCCGCGCCTCGCTGGAACTGACGATGCTCGACGCGCTGGTCGGCAAGGACGCGCTCGCCGGCACGGAGCCGGTCTACGCGGACACCACCTTCGACGAACGCTACACGCTCACCCTCGGCGGGCGCGAGATCGAGATTACCCATCCCGGCCCGGCCCACACTCCTGGCGACAGCTTCGTCTGGCTGCCTGCGGAAAAAGTGATGTTCACCGGCGATATCGTCTTCGTGGGCCGCATCCTCGGCGTGCTCGACATGTCGTCCTCGAAAGGCTGGGTCGAAGCCTTCGAGGCGATGGCCGCCTATGAGCCCACCCATGTCGTTCCCGGCCACGGCCCCGCCACCGATCTCGCGACGGCGACTCGCGACACCTATGATTACCTGACCAATCTGCGCAGCCGGATGGCCGATTATATCGATGACGGCGGCGACATCATCGGCTCGGTCGACGTGGACCAGTCGCAATTCGAATATCTCGCGGACTTCGACACGCTCGCCAAACGCAACGCGCAGGCGGTATTCAGCCAGATGGAGTGGGAATGA
- a CDS encoding cytochrome c biogenesis CcdA family protein, which translates to MPIDITYGGAFFAGLLSFLTPCILPMVPFYLSYMAGLSMSELRGDGKIAPGAQARMVASSVAFALGVTTIFVLMGMGATALGAAFREWMGPLSWVAAAILLVFGLHFLGVIRIPFLYREARMEAKTDPTTFLGAYVMGLAFGFGWTPCVGPALAAILMVASGMGDISKGGLLLFAYGIGMTLPFIIAAFFTRPFLALMAKHRAKLGYVEKAMGVMLILFAVLIVTGGLRYIGEFLIDVMPSGSLG; encoded by the coding sequence GTGCCGATCGATATTACCTATGGCGGGGCGTTTTTTGCCGGCCTGCTGTCTTTTCTGACGCCGTGCATCTTGCCGATGGTGCCGTTCTACCTGTCCTACATGGCCGGGCTGTCGATGTCGGAGCTGCGCGGTGACGGCAAGATCGCCCCCGGTGCGCAGGCGCGGATGGTCGCCTCTTCGGTCGCTTTCGCGTTGGGCGTGACCACGATCTTCGTGCTGATGGGGATGGGAGCCACTGCGCTCGGGGCCGCGTTCCGCGAATGGATGGGACCGCTGAGCTGGGTGGCAGCCGCGATCCTTCTCGTCTTCGGTCTGCATTTCCTCGGCGTGATCCGGATCCCATTCCTCTATCGCGAGGCCCGGATGGAGGCGAAGACCGATCCGACGACCTTCCTTGGCGCTTACGTGATGGGGCTCGCCTTCGGCTTCGGCTGGACGCCCTGTGTGGGCCCAGCGCTCGCCGCCATCCTTATGGTGGCGTCGGGGATGGGGGATATATCGAAGGGCGGGCTGCTGCTTTTTGCCTACGGGATCGGGATGACCTTGCCCTTCATCATCGCGGCCTTCTTCACGCGGCCCTTCCTCGCGCTCATGGCAAAGCACCGCGCCAAGCTCGGCTATGTCGAGAAGGCGATGGGGGTTATGCTGATCCTGTTCGCGGTTCTCATCGTGACCGGGGGGCTGCGCTACATTGGTGAGTTTCTGATCGACGTCATGCCGAGCGGGAGTCTTGGCTGA
- the soxZ gene encoding thiosulfate oxidation carrier complex protein SoxZ produces the protein MKGVRPRVKVPKKASAGDTITIKTLISHPMESGQRKDKDGNVIPREIINRFTCDFNGENVIDVTLEPAISTNPYIEFEAKVPESGEFKFTWYDDDGSTYEDSQKIEVS, from the coding sequence ATGAAAGGCGTGAGACCCCGCGTAAAAGTGCCGAAAAAAGCTTCGGCCGGTGACACGATCACCATCAAGACCCTGATCTCGCACCCGATGGAATCGGGTCAGCGCAAGGACAAGGACGGCAACGTCATCCCGCGCGAGATCATCAATCGCTTCACCTGCGACTTCAACGGCGAGAACGTCATCGACGTCACCCTCGAGCCGGCGATCTCGACGAACCCCTACATCGAATTCGAGGCGAAAGTCCCGGAATCGGGTGAGTTCAAGTTCACCTGGTACGATGATGACGGTTCGACCTACGAAGACAGCCAGAAGATCGAAGTGAGCTGA
- the soxC gene encoding sulfite dehydrogenase yields MDDKERQGNPATNAALSRRGFLRAGAAVGAMAAGAGAARAEQQPDPLITEVQPWASGWGDGVDATPYGLPIEFEDDVIRRNVGWLTADVISSINFTPIHALDGTITPTGCAFERHHSGAIELKKEDYRLMINGLVDKPLVFTYEDLERFPRVNRTYFLECAANSGMEWAGAQLNGAQFTQGMIHNMQYSGIPLRTLLEEAGITNLGDQIKDKWVYAEGADASSNGRSIPLEKALDDCLVAIKANGEALRKEHGYPVRLVVPGFEGNMWVKWLRRLEVTDEAVQSREETSKYTDTLADGTSRKWTWVMDAKSVVTSPSPQMPIKHGKGPLVITGMAWSGRGHITKVDVSLDGGANWQEARLAEPGADKAVSRFYLEIDWDGSEMLLQSRATDSTGYVQPTKDALRAIRGENSVYHNNGIQTWWVKENGESENVEVSS; encoded by the coding sequence ATGGACGACAAGGAACGCCAGGGCAACCCGGCCACCAATGCCGCCCTCAGCCGCCGCGGATTCCTCCGCGCAGGGGCTGCGGTCGGTGCGATGGCCGCAGGGGCTGGTGCCGCGCGCGCAGAACAGCAACCCGATCCGTTGATCACCGAAGTTCAGCCTTGGGCTTCGGGCTGGGGCGACGGCGTCGATGCCACCCCCTACGGCCTGCCGATCGAATTCGAAGATGACGTCATCCGCCGCAATGTCGGCTGGCTGACCGCGGACGTGATCTCGTCGATCAACTTTACGCCGATCCACGCCCTCGACGGCACGATCACTCCCACCGGCTGCGCCTTCGAGCGTCACCATTCGGGCGCGATCGAACTGAAGAAGGAAGACTACCGTCTGATGATCAACGGCCTCGTCGACAAGCCGCTGGTCTTCACCTACGAGGATCTGGAGCGTTTCCCGCGTGTGAACCGCACCTACTTCCTCGAATGCGCCGCGAACTCGGGCATGGAATGGGCCGGTGCCCAGCTCAACGGCGCGCAGTTCACCCAGGGCATGATCCACAACATGCAATATTCGGGCATCCCGCTGCGGACGCTGCTCGAAGAAGCGGGGATCACCAATCTCGGCGACCAGATCAAGGACAAGTGGGTCTATGCCGAAGGCGCCGACGCGTCCTCGAACGGCCGCTCGATCCCGCTGGAGAAAGCGCTCGACGACTGTCTCGTAGCCATCAAGGCGAATGGCGAGGCGCTGCGCAAGGAGCACGGTTATCCGGTGCGCCTCGTGGTACCGGGTTTCGAAGGCAACATGTGGGTGAAGTGGCTGCGTCGTCTCGAAGTCACCGACGAGGCCGTGCAGTCGCGCGAAGAAACCTCGAAATACACCGACACGCTCGCCGACGGCACGTCGCGCAAGTGGACCTGGGTCATGGACGCCAAATCGGTCGTCACCTCGCCCAGCCCGCAGATGCCGATCAAGCACGGCAAGGGCCCGCTGGTCATCACCGGCATGGCCTGGTCGGGTCGCGGTCACATCACCAAGGTCGACGTTTCGCTCGACGGCGGCGCGAACTGGCAAGAGGCCCGTCTGGCCGAGCCGGGCGCCGACAAGGCGGTCTCGCGCTTCTATCTCGAGATCGACTGGGACGGTTCGGAAATGCTCCTGCAGTCCCGCGCTACCGATTCCACCGGCTACGTTCAGCC
- the soxY gene encoding thiosulfate oxidation carrier protein SoxY → MTMTRRDALALAMGGVAASMLPLPALADAGADAIAKFTGGADAAMGDGVTLTAPEIAENGNTVPISVDAPGATEIAVFAPGNPTPDVVTFKFGPLAGSQMASTRIRLSKTQDVIAVAKMADGSYVQAKSTVKVTIGGCGG, encoded by the coding sequence ATGACCATGACCAGACGTGACGCGCTGGCGCTGGCGATGGGCGGCGTTGCCGCTTCCATGCTGCCGCTGCCCGCGCTGGCCGATGCCGGTGCTGACGCCATCGCCAAGTTCACCGGCGGCGCAGATGCCGCAATGGGTGACGGCGTCACCCTGACCGCGCCGGAAATCGCCGAGAACGGGAATACCGTTCCGATCTCCGTCGATGCGCCCGGCGCAACCGAGATCGCGGTCTTCGCGCCCGGCAACCCGACGCCCGACGTCGTGACCTTCAAGTTCGGTCCGCTGGCCGGCTCGCAGATGGCCTCGACCCGGATTCGCCTCTCGAAGACCCAGGACGTCATCGCTGTCGCCAAGATGGCCGACGGCAGCTACGTCCAGGCGAAATCGACCGTGAAGGTCACCATCGGCGGCTGCGGCGGCTAA
- a CDS encoding YeeE/YedE family protein, with product MEQIPMGAMAALVGALGGMILGLAARLGDFCTLGALESAAYGDDQRRLRLWGVVLGVAISGAFLAEALGYADITHSFYQTIKWSPLASIVGGLVFGYGMALAGNCGFGALVRFGGGDLRAMVIVVVMGIFAFVTLSGPLAHLRLLIFDQQAATSPQGIAHWLSARTGLPPLTFALPVAAGFLAWALSYQPLRADKRRLAWGVAAGLAVVWCFVGTSYLFRESMGATGVEAPSFTAPLGRTILYFMTSTAGGLTFSVGLVAGVLGGAFLGSAIRGLFKWEACEDPRELGRQVSGAALMGIGGTIAVGCSIGQGVSAMAVLAFSAPVTLASIVIGGLIGLRQLIHGFQPE from the coding sequence ATGGAACAGATTCCGATGGGCGCCATGGCGGCCCTGGTCGGGGCGCTCGGCGGTATGATTCTCGGCCTCGCCGCGCGCCTGGGCGATTTCTGCACCCTCGGCGCACTGGAAAGCGCCGCCTATGGCGATGACCAGAGGCGTCTGCGCCTTTGGGGCGTGGTGCTGGGTGTCGCGATCTCCGGCGCCTTCCTAGCCGAGGCTCTGGGTTATGCCGACATCACCCACAGCTTCTATCAAACGATCAAGTGGTCGCCCTTGGCCTCGATCGTGGGCGGGCTGGTCTTCGGCTACGGCATGGCGCTCGCCGGAAATTGCGGCTTCGGGGCGCTGGTGCGTTTCGGCGGCGGCGACCTGCGCGCGATGGTGATCGTCGTCGTGATGGGGATTTTCGCCTTCGTGACGCTGTCCGGCCCCCTCGCGCATCTGCGCCTGCTGATCTTCGACCAGCAGGCCGCCACCTCCCCTCAAGGCATCGCGCATTGGCTCTCGGCGCGGACCGGGCTGCCGCCGCTGACCTTCGCCCTGCCCGTCGCCGCAGGCTTCCTCGCATGGGCGCTGAGCTATCAGCCGCTGCGCGCAGACAAACGCCGGCTCGCCTGGGGCGTGGCTGCGGGACTTGCCGTGGTCTGGTGCTTCGTCGGCACCTCCTACCTCTTCAGAGAGAGCATGGGCGCGACCGGCGTCGAGGCCCCCTCCTTCACCGCCCCGCTTGGGCGCACGATCCTGTATTTCATGACCTCCACCGCGGGAGGGCTCACCTTCTCCGTCGGGCTCGTCGCGGGCGTTCTCGGCGGGGCCTTCCTCGGCTCGGCCATTCGCGGCCTCTTCAAATGGGAAGCCTGCGAAGATCCGCGCGAACTGGGCCGTCAGGTCAGCGGCGCCGCCCTGATGGGCATCGGCGGCACGATCGCCGTCGGCTGCTCCATCGGCCAGGGGGTAAGCGCGATGGCCGTGCTCGCCTTCTCCGCGCCCGTCACGCTGGCCTCCATCGTGATCGGCGGGTTGATCGGCCTGCGCCAGTTGATCCACGGCTTCCAGCCCGAATAG
- a CDS encoding thioredoxin family protein → MRHFLTAAFTAAMLALPGHAAEMGDDGLHKEPWFHDTFKDMSDDLATANDEGKRFMVIWEQRGCLYCKKMHEEVFSDPEIAQYITDNYYVVQMNLFGDVEVTDFDGEALPEKEMAMKWGVMFTPTMMFFPEEASDQPANKQAVAQMPGAFGKGTTMALLEWVKTHGYESGVNFQKYVADKVMAK, encoded by the coding sequence ATGCGTCATTTTCTGACTGCCGCTTTCACCGCGGCGATGCTGGCCCTGCCGGGTCACGCCGCCGAGATGGGCGATGACGGGTTGCACAAGGAGCCGTGGTTCCACGACACGTTCAAGGACATGTCGGACGATCTCGCGACGGCCAATGACGAGGGCAAGCGCTTCATGGTCATCTGGGAGCAGCGCGGCTGCCTCTACTGCAAGAAGATGCACGAGGAGGTCTTCTCCGATCCCGAAATCGCGCAATACATCACCGACAACTACTATGTCGTGCAGATGAACCTGTTCGGCGATGTCGAAGTGACCGATTTCGACGGCGAGGCTCTGCCCGAAAAAGAGATGGCGATGAAGTGGGGCGTGATGTTCACGCCGACCATGATGTTCTTCCCCGAAGAGGCCTCCGATCAGCCCGCCAACAAGCAGGCCGTTGCACAGATGCCGGGCGCTTTCGGCAAGGGTACGACGATGGCTTTGCTCGAGTGGGTAAAGACTCACGGCTACGAGAGTGGCGTGAATTTTCAGAAGTACGTTGCCGACAAAGTTATGGCGAAGTGA
- the soxX gene encoding sulfur oxidation c-type cytochrome SoxX: protein MKRHVAWAAMAATFAASAAIAETAPMDVKFTDVGAVTESLTGQPGDPAKGAEVAATKSLGNCVACHKVSALDASFQGNVGPELNGAGDRWDESQLRGIVVDAKHTFEGTVMPAMYKTGPFIRPGDGYTGKAAPADLPPILNAQQVEDVVAFLMTLKDE, encoded by the coding sequence ATGAAACGCCACGTTGCGTGGGCCGCAATGGCCGCCACCTTCGCAGCCAGCGCCGCGATCGCAGAAACCGCGCCGATGGATGTCAAATTCACCGATGTGGGCGCGGTGACCGAGTCGCTGACCGGTCAGCCGGGCGATCCCGCAAAGGGCGCAGAAGTCGCGGCGACCAAGTCGCTGGGCAACTGCGTGGCCTGCCATAAGGTCTCGGCGCTCGACGCGTCGTTCCAAGGTAATGTCGGCCCGGAGCTGAACGGCGCGGGCGACCGTTGGGACGAGTCGCAGCTGCGCGGCATCGTCGTCGACGCCAAGCACACCTTCGAAGGCACGGTAATGCCGGCGATGTACAAAACCGGTCCCTTCATTCGCCCCGGCGACGGGTACACCGGCAAGGCTGCGCCTGCCGATCTGCCGCCGATCTTGAATGCACAACAGGTTGAGGATGTGGTCGCTTTCTTGATGACCCTCAAGGACGAGTGA
- the soxB gene encoding thiosulfohydrolase SoxB — MISRREFLQASLAASTILGASGLSRWSRAMAQQSITQDQLLQFEPLGNVTLIHITDIHAQAMPIYFREPEINLGVGGAKGRPPHVTGADFLKMFNIEPNTPDAYALTYENFTDLAKSYGKMGGMDRVATVVKAIKAERPDALILDGGDTWHGSMVALKTKGQNMVDIMNKLGVEAMTSHWEWTYGQDRVNEIVDGLPFPFLGANIFDAEWDEPAYEPYKIFERNGTQIAVIGQAFPYMPIANPGWMFPDYSFGIREERMQAMVDEVRAKGVDLVVCLSHNGFDVDHKMASRVKGIDVILTGHTHDAVPEPILVGETILIASGSNGKFVSRVDLDVRDGKMMGFRHKLIPIFSDVIEPDKEMTDVIMGHREPYKAELEEVVGETNSLLYRRGNFNGTWDDLICEAMLEERDAEIAMSPGVRWGPSLIPGQKITMEDVLNATSMTYGENYRSEMSGEMIKTILEDVADNIFNSDPYYQQGGDMVRVGGMGYHIDVSKPIGERISNMTLLKDGSDIDPARNYVVTGWASVNEGTEGPQIWDVIADHLRKIKTVDLKPNDSVVVTGI, encoded by the coding sequence ATGATATCCCGGCGGGAATTTCTTCAGGCGAGCTTGGCCGCCTCGACCATCCTCGGTGCTTCGGGCCTGTCGCGCTGGTCGCGCGCCATGGCGCAGCAGTCGATTACCCAAGACCAGCTCCTGCAGTTCGAGCCGCTGGGCAATGTCACGCTGATCCACATCACCGACATCCACGCGCAAGCGATGCCGATCTATTTCCGCGAGCCGGAAATCAACCTCGGCGTGGGTGGGGCGAAGGGACGTCCGCCGCACGTCACCGGCGCGGATTTCCTCAAGATGTTCAACATCGAGCCGAACACGCCCGATGCCTACGCGCTGACCTACGAGAACTTCACCGATCTCGCCAAGAGCTACGGCAAGATGGGTGGCATGGACCGCGTGGCGACCGTCGTGAAGGCGATCAAGGCCGAACGCCCCGACGCGCTGATCCTCGATGGCGGCGACACCTGGCACGGTTCGATGGTCGCGCTGAAGACCAAGGGCCAGAACATGGTCGACATCATGAACAAGCTCGGCGTCGAGGCGATGACCTCGCACTGGGAATGGACCTATGGCCAGGACCGGGTGAACGAGATCGTCGACGGCCTTCCCTTCCCCTTCCTCGGTGCGAATATCTTCGACGCCGAATGGGACGAGCCCGCTTACGAACCCTACAAGATCTTCGAGCGCAACGGCACGCAGATCGCGGTCATCGGTCAGGCCTTCCCCTACATGCCGATCGCGAACCCCGGCTGGATGTTCCCCGACTACTCCTTCGGCATCCGCGAAGAGCGTATGCAGGCGATGGTCGACGAGGTTCGTGCGAAGGGCGTCGATCTGGTCGTCTGCCTGTCGCATAACGGCTTCGACGTGGACCACAAGATGGCGAGCCGCGTGAAGGGCATCGACGTGATCCTCACCGGTCACACCCACGACGCCGTTCCGGAGCCGATCCTCGTAGGCGAGACGATCCTGATCGCCTCGGGTTCGAACGGCAAATTCGTCTCCCGCGTCGATCTCGACGTGCGCGACGGCAAGATGATGGGCTTCCGCCACAAGCTGATCCCGATCTTCTCCGACGTGATCGAGCCCGACAAGGAGATGACCGACGTCATCATGGGCCATCGCGAGCCCTACAAGGCCGAACTCGAGGAAGTCGTGGGCGAGACCAACTCGCTGCTCTATCGCCGCGGCAACTTCAACGGCACCTGGGACGACCTGATCTGCGAGGCGATGCTCGAAGAGCGTGACGCCGAGATCGCGATGAGCCCGGGCGTGCGCTGGGGACCGTCGCTGATCCCCGGTCAGAAAATCACCATGGAAGACGTGCTCAACGCCACTTCGATGACCTATGGCGAGAACTATCGCTCCGAAATGTCGGGCGAGATGATCAAGACCATCCTCGAGGACGTGGCCGACAACATCTTCAACTCCGACCCCTACTACCAGCAGGGTGGGGACATGGTTCGAGTGGGTGGCATGGGTTACCACATCGACGTTTCGAAGCCGATCGGCGAGCGGATTTCCAACATGACGCTGCTGAAGGACGGCTCCGATATCGACCCGGCACGCAACTATGTCGTGACGGGCTGGGCCTCGGTCAACGAAGGTACCGAAGGGCCGCAGATCTGGGACGTGATCGCCGATCACCTGCGCAAGATCAAAACCGTTGACTTGAAACCGAATGACTCGGTGGTCGTGACCGGCATCTGA